In Nitrosophilus labii, the following proteins share a genomic window:
- a CDS encoding translation initiation factor eIF-2B yields MEWWKKEIENIKNDNKNGATFLTLMAIKIIKEMSIKRCKKEDIKNALKFLMSVQPMMASIYNFANIFSKFVELDYEEIIKYCKEFEKEFKKANEKVAKNSLKCFEDNRTILTHSFSSLVYNSFLEAKKAGFEFEVICSESRPKNEGVELAEKLCKEGIKTTLVTDAAAPFFVKNVDIVLFGADGVGDFGLVHKVGSYAIALAAKKSKVKVVSLAPTFKFWPKDFKEPKTLLKDPNELAKGCFEVKNFYFDITPLELIDSFVTEINI; encoded by the coding sequence ATGGAGTGGTGGAAAAAAGAGATTGAAAATATAAAGAATGACAATAAAAACGGTGCTACTTTTTTAACCTTAATGGCTATTAAAATAATAAAGGAGATGTCTATAAAAAGATGCAAAAAAGAGGATATTAAAAATGCTTTGAAATTTTTAATGAGTGTTCAGCCTATGATGGCTTCTATTTACAATTTTGCTAATATATTTAGTAAGTTTGTAGAGCTAGATTATGAAGAGATAATCAAATATTGTAAAGAATTTGAAAAAGAGTTTAAAAAGGCGAATGAAAAAGTTGCTAAAAATTCTCTGAAATGTTTTGAAGACAATAGAACCATTTTAACACACTCTTTTAGTTCTTTAGTTTATAACTCATTTTTAGAAGCGAAAAAAGCCGGTTTTGAGTTTGAGGTAATCTGCAGCGAGTCAAGACCAAAAAATGAGGGAGTAGAACTGGCTGAAAAACTTTGCAAAGAGGGGATTAAAACTACGCTTGTTACTGATGCGGCAGCCCCATTTTTTGTAAAGAATGTTGATATTGTACTTTTTGGAGCAGATGGGGTAGGGGATTTTGGCTTGGTTCATAAGGTAGGCTCTTATGCTATAGCTTTAGCGGCAAAAAAAAGTAAAGTAAAAGTAGTTTCTTTAGCTCCTACTTTCAAGTTTTGGCCAAAAGATTTTAAAGAGCCGAAAACCTTGTTAAAAGATCCAAATGAGTTAGCAAAAGGGTGTTTTGAAGTGAAAAATTTCTATTTTGACATAACTCCTTTGGAGCTTATAGATAGTTTTGTTACAGAGATTAATATATAA
- a CDS encoding DUF3817 domain-containing protein, giving the protein MSELKKFRFINKIEGYSYIVLLFIAMPLKYILGYGIATKIIGGLHGVLFIAFIYQLIVAARSVPFSKKEATKFFILSLVPFGSFYTDKLLFEKELKKIEPLTIKDF; this is encoded by the coding sequence ATGTCTGAATTGAAAAAGTTTAGATTTATAAACAAAATAGAGGGTTATTCATATATCGTTTTACTTTTTATTGCTATGCCGTTAAAATATATTTTGGGCTATGGGATAGCTACTAAAATTATCGGCGGACTTCACGGAGTCCTTTTTATAGCTTTTATTTATCAGCTTATAGTTGCCGCTAGGAGTGTCCCTTTTAGTAAAAAAGAGGCTACTAAGTTTTTTATACTCTCATTGGTTCCTTTTGGAAGTTTCTATACAGATAAATTGCTCTTTGAAAAAGAGCTCAAAAAGATAGAGCCTCTAACTATCAAAGATTTTTAA
- a CDS encoding SPL family radical SAM protein, with protein sequence MKVYDFEKKIKNTLFENLPKSQKDFIKAKTFKYRFSSQELKRIVDIAIDLNMWQEEPVEKLWVDFEDKKRVAKELIKRYEEIKNRPKTYKDFEIDKEKTHKIRFTRIDKKLGFGMCPVASPKTRCCNLWTLDMVESCGFDCSYCSIQSFYNEDTITFNTNLKEKLLSLNLDLNEIYHIGTGQSSDSLMWGNRGGVLDALFEFAKKYPNVILELKTKSDNIKYLLENDYPKNIIATWSLNPQTIIEKEERLTASLENRLKAAKKIHDKGRLVGFHFHPMIYYKDWQKDYGDIFKYLVQNFDPKRVALVSLGTLTFIKPVIKKLRERSFKSKILQMPLVDAAGKLSYPIDIKKDMFRFAYKSLKEWHGRVYFYLCMEDHSLWKEVFGREYPTNESFELDMKYSYLSKIKNL encoded by the coding sequence ATGAAAGTTTATGATTTTGAAAAAAAGATAAAAAATACTCTTTTTGAGAATCTTCCTAAAAGTCAGAAAGATTTTATAAAAGCAAAAACTTTTAAGTACCGTTTTTCTTCTCAAGAACTAAAGCGTATTGTGGATATAGCGATCGATCTTAATATGTGGCAAGAAGAGCCAGTGGAAAAATTATGGGTCGATTTTGAAGATAAAAAAAGAGTAGCAAAAGAGTTGATAAAAAGATATGAAGAGATAAAAAACAGGCCCAAAACTTACAAAGATTTTGAAATAGATAAGGAAAAAACTCATAAAATCAGATTTACTCGTATTGATAAAAAACTTGGTTTTGGAATGTGTCCGGTTGCAAGTCCTAAGACTCGCTGCTGCAATCTTTGGACCCTTGATATGGTTGAGTCTTGCGGGTTTGATTGTAGTTACTGTTCTATTCAATCTTTTTACAACGAAGATACCATAACTTTCAATACGAATCTAAAAGAGAAACTACTATCTTTAAATCTTGATCTAAACGAAATATACCATATAGGTACAGGCCAATCGAGTGATTCTTTGATGTGGGGAAACAGAGGTGGTGTTTTAGATGCTCTTTTTGAGTTTGCTAAAAAATATCCAAATGTGATACTTGAGCTAAAAACAAAAAGTGATAATATCAAATATTTACTTGAAAACGACTATCCGAAAAATATCATTGCCACTTGGAGCTTAAATCCCCAAACTATCATAGAAAAGGAGGAGAGACTGACAGCCTCTTTGGAAAATAGATTAAAAGCTGCTAAAAAGATTCACGACAAAGGTCGTCTTGTAGGTTTTCATTTTCATCCTATGATTTATTATAAAGATTGGCAAAAAGATTATGGAGATATTTTTAAATATCTAGTGCAAAATTTCGATCCAAAAAGAGTTGCTCTGGTCTCTTTAGGAACTCTTACTTTCATAAAACCGGTTATTAAAAAGTTAAGAGAGCGTTCATTTAAATCAAAAATACTTCAAATGCCTTTGGTAGATGCGGCCGGAAAACTCTCGTATCCTATAGATATAAAAAAAGATATGTTTAGGTTTGCATACAAGAGTTTAAAAGAGTGGCACGGTAGAGTATATTTTTATCTGTGTATGGAGGATCACTCTTTATGGAAAGAGGTTTTTGGTAGGGAGTACCCTACCAACGAAAGTTTTGAACTGGATATGAAATATAGCTATCTATCTAAAATTAAAAATCTTTGA
- a CDS encoding cation:proton antiporter domain-containing protein → MDLILEGFILTIFIALVLNIVLAKFNIPTIIGYILTGIIISKIFSLQTEHISLLSHISELGIVFMMFMIGLEFSFRYLLKMKSYVFGFGFAEVFIVGTIFSLLAYLLGFSLQTAMIVGYTLSLSSTAIVVKMLNTTGDINKQYGRKALGILIFQDIAVIPIMLMIEVFSRNSGHIISQLFKIGISATILLIAMYFFGRILFERILTWVSKIESEELFISSILFIVLFSSLFAHLLGFSYSLGAFIAGVLIAETHFKYQMEADIAPFRDLLLGLFFITVGMHIDPLFVFKNLYKILLLLAAILAIKIFFIYVIIRVKSQSRTALKVALALMQVGEFALAVFEISKSKGLLENEVAQILTATVILSMIITPFILQNLKNIADFFSKEPEEIVNIEAEKLQNHIVIVGYGPLGKSVIKKLKREEVEYIVLEHDYHLVQEGLKNKEPIVLANAAKKEILEKVGIERACSVVVAIKNFKKKRLICDIINRFDFHVNIVVVVSDEKEKEILEHELDIENIIVDSEEISKIVVNRALRCEI, encoded by the coding sequence ATGGATTTGATATTAGAGGGTTTTATTTTAACCATATTTATAGCTCTTGTTTTAAATATAGTATTGGCCAAATTCAATATACCTACGATTATAGGCTATATATTAACCGGGATTATAATCTCTAAAATTTTCTCCTTACAAACTGAGCATATTTCGCTTCTTTCCCATATCTCAGAGCTCGGTATAGTTTTTATGATGTTTATGATAGGTTTGGAGTTTTCTTTTAGATATCTTTTAAAGATGAAGTCGTATGTTTTTGGTTTCGGATTTGCCGAAGTATTTATTGTAGGAACCATTTTTAGTCTATTGGCATACTTGTTGGGTTTTTCTTTACAAACCGCTATGATTGTAGGATATACCCTCTCTTTATCCTCAACTGCAATTGTAGTTAAGATGTTAAATACCACAGGTGATATAAACAAGCAGTATGGAAGGAAAGCTCTTGGGATTTTGATCTTTCAAGATATTGCGGTAATTCCTATAATGCTGATGATAGAGGTCTTTTCTAGAAATAGCGGACACATAATTTCACAGCTTTTTAAGATCGGCATAAGCGCAACTATTCTTTTGATAGCAATGTATTTTTTTGGACGTATTTTATTTGAAAGGATTTTAACTTGGGTAAGTAAAATTGAGAGTGAAGAGCTTTTTATAAGCTCTATACTTTTTATAGTTTTGTTTAGTTCTTTGTTCGCCCATCTGCTTGGATTTTCTTACTCTTTGGGAGCTTTTATAGCCGGAGTTTTGATCGCTGAGACCCATTTTAAATATCAGATGGAGGCGGATATTGCTCCATTTAGAGATCTGTTGCTTGGGCTCTTTTTTATAACGGTGGGAATGCATATAGATCCTCTTTTTGTATTTAAAAATTTGTATAAGATTTTACTACTATTAGCGGCTATTTTGGCTATCAAGATCTTTTTTATATATGTTATCATCAGAGTCAAAAGTCAAAGCAGGACTGCTTTGAAAGTAGCATTGGCGCTTATGCAGGTTGGTGAGTTTGCTTTGGCTGTTTTTGAGATCTCAAAAAGTAAGGGACTTTTAGAGAATGAAGTTGCTCAGATACTTACTGCAACAGTCATACTCTCTATGATAATAACTCCTTTTATATTGCAAAATCTAAAAAATATAGCAGACTTTTTTTCAAAAGAGCCTGAAGAGATAGTAAATATTGAGGCTGAAAAACTCCAAAACCATATAGTAATTGTAGGTTATGGTCCTCTTGGGAAAAGTGTTATTAAAAAGCTTAAAAGAGAGGAGGTAGAGTACATCGTTTTAGAGCATGATTATCATCTGGTACAAGAAGGACTTAAAAATAAGGAGCCGATAGTATTGGCAAATGCCGCTAAAAAGGAGATTTTAGAAAAAGTAGGTATTGAAAGGGCATGCAGTGTTGTAGTTGCGATAAAAAATTTTAAGAAAAAAAGACTTATTTGCGATATCATTAACAGATTTGATTTTCATGTAAATATTGTAGTAGTTGTTAGTGACGAAAAGGAAAAGGAGATACTTGAACATGAACTAGATATCGAAAATATCATTGTAGATAGTGAAGAGATATCAAAGATCGTGGTAAATAGGGCTCTTAGGTGTGAGATATGA